The following proteins are co-located in the Halarcobacter sp. genome:
- the bluB gene encoding 5,6-dimethylbenzimidazole synthase: protein MKQFNDNDIKTLKDIILLRRDVRGNRFLKKKIDDKILDEILTAANSAPSVGFSQPWKFVIVKSKDKRNKIYKEFEKENKKAKKIFNDSEIYPKLKLEGIKESYINLAVLYEKPKRKILGQTTQKKMGEYSVVCAIQNLWLMARAYNIGVGWISILKPKKVKKILAIGKEYKLVSYLAIGYVDQFLEEPELLKIEWEKKKSLKDIKTL from the coding sequence ATGAAACAGTTTAATGATAATGATATAAAAACCCTAAAAGATATTATACTTCTAAGAAGAGATGTTAGAGGTAATAGATTTTTAAAAAAGAAAATAGATGATAAAATTTTAGATGAGATTTTAACTGCAGCAAATAGTGCACCCTCTGTTGGTTTTTCACAACCTTGGAAATTTGTTATTGTAAAAAGCAAAGATAAAAGAAATAAGATATACAAAGAGTTTGAAAAAGAAAACAAGAAAGCAAAAAAGATATTTAATGACAGTGAAATATATCCAAAGTTGAAACTTGAAGGTATAAAAGAGTCTTATATCAATTTAGCCGTATTATATGAAAAACCAAAAAGAAAGATATTAGGGCAAACAACTCAAAAGAAAATGGGAGAGTATAGTGTAGTTTGTGCTATACAAAACCTTTGGCTTATGGCTAGAGCATATAATATTGGAGTTGGTTGGATAAGTATATTAAAGCCTAAAAAAGTAAAGAAAATACTTGCTATTGGCAAAGAGTATAAACTAGTATCTTATTTAGCAATAGGATATGTGGATCAGTTTTTAGAAGAGCCTGAACTATTAAAAATAGAATGGGAAAAGAAAAAGAGTTTAAAAGATATAAAAACTTTATAG
- a CDS encoding phosphotransferase produces the protein MGVLTKLTLKEINCLIKDTRVSFNAIKETSTGISDTTYIGTSKSKKYVFKLYEDSSVKDIENQIKILKAIKSLNVPNVLSKKINLYNNRPITLFSYIEGDVIKSITKNHLKQITLFLVSLHSIKEIEVSKNDVYSKQNFEKMLYSLSDCKIREEIKQKYQKVKDIDLKANALIHGDLFPDNVKFIDKKLSGVYDFTQSCFGNINFDIAVVVISWCFKDYRFNKSFYELILNTYNKYSKLQIKKESFKEYLLYACLYYSLQRVYKNTKKDYAEYLKKFQIIDEMI, from the coding sequence TTGGGTGTTTTAACAAAGCTTACATTAAAAGAGATAAATTGTTTAATAAAAGATACAAGAGTAAGTTTTAATGCGATAAAAGAGACCTCAACTGGTATTAGTGATACTACATATATTGGAACGTCAAAAAGTAAAAAATATGTGTTTAAACTATATGAAGATTCATCTGTTAAAGATATAGAAAATCAAATCAAGATTTTAAAAGCGATAAAAAGTTTAAATGTCCCAAATGTACTTTCAAAGAAAATAAATCTATATAACAACAGACCAATAACACTTTTTTCGTATATTGAAGGGGATGTAATAAAGAGTATTACTAAAAATCATCTCAAACAAATAACACTTTTTTTAGTAAGCTTGCACTCTATAAAAGAGATTGAAGTTAGCAAAAATGATGTTTACTCAAAACAAAATTTTGAAAAGATGCTTTATTCTTTATCTGATTGTAAGATAAGAGAAGAAATAAAACAAAAGTATCAAAAAGTAAAAGATATAGATTTAAAAGCAAATGCATTAATACATGGAGACCTTTTCCCTGACAATGTAAAGTTTATAGATAAAAAATTAAGTGGTGTATATGATTTTACACAGTCATGTTTTGGTAATATAAATTTTGATATAGCTGTTGTAGTAATAAGTTGGTGTTTCAAGGATTACAGATTCAATAAAAGTTTTTATGAACTAATATTAAACACTTATAATAAATATTCAAAATTACAAATAAAAAAAGAAAGCTTTAAAGAATATCTTTTATATGCCTGTTTATATTACTCTTTACAAAGAGTATATAAAAACACTAAAAAAGATTACGCCGAGTATTTAAAAAAATTCCAAATAATAGATGAAATGATTTAA
- a CDS encoding metallophosphoesterase family protein, translating to MQIAILSDIHSNVYALREVIKDIRNRDIEVVLNLGNMFYGPIEPRATYELIRENKFINICGNQDREILEASLDQLENNPTLKYVYEDLGEEVLYWIQDLQFEKIIGGTYYMVHGTYFDDTQYLLEDISLGEVKLRSDEEIIKLTDDIKTPFIFCGHSHLPRVHKLNSGQIVINPGSVGLQAYEDELPTKHKIENHTPDAAYTILTVEENQYSIEQVRVAYDFEKAAKKAEERGREDWAYALREGKVINKK from the coding sequence ATGCAAATAGCGATTTTATCTGATATTCATTCAAATGTTTATGCGCTACGAGAAGTTATAAAAGATATTAGAAATAGAGATATTGAAGTGGTTTTAAACCTTGGAAATATGTTTTATGGACCAATAGAGCCAAGAGCAACCTATGAACTAATAAGAGAGAATAAATTTATAAACATCTGTGGGAATCAAGATAGAGAGATACTTGAAGCAAGTTTAGACCAATTAGAAAACAATCCTACGTTAAAATACGTATATGAAGATTTGGGGGAAGAGGTTTTATACTGGATCCAAGATTTACAATTTGAAAAGATAATTGGTGGCACATACTATATGGTTCATGGAACTTATTTTGATGATACACAATATCTATTAGAAGATATCTCATTGGGTGAAGTTAAACTAAGAAGTGATGAAGAGATTATAAAACTAACAGATGATATAAAAACACCTTTTATCTTTTGTGGACACTCACACCTACCAAGAGTTCATAAACTAAACTCAGGACAAATTGTAATAAACCCTGGTTCAGTTGGACTGCAAGCATATGAAGATGAACTTCCAACTAAACATAAAATAGAAAACCATACCCCTGATGCTGCATATACTATTTTAACAGTTGAAGAGAATCAATATAGTATTGAACAAGTAAGAGTTGCTTATGACTTTGAAAAAGCAGCAAAAAAAGCAGAAGAGAGGGGAAGAGAAGATTGGGCATATGCTTTAAGAGAAGGGAAAGTTATAAATAAAAAATGA
- a CDS encoding class I SAM-dependent methyltransferase, translated as MNDIIENTFDDVAEDYDINEYFLITAEKMLQDISYKDNLNILDLSCGTGHTTLLLAQKFRNSSITAIDISASMIEVASKKAKENKFDNITFKKEDVTKLDFEKNTFDIITCGFGLFFYPSMENCFKNFMEILKTDGTFIFSSFSKEAFTPYGTIFEKTLEKDFNLEYPKGGNNFLETKEEIEELIFSIDSLKYETKKISISKNITLNQWWEILNSAGYKGMLNQLSNKDLIKFKEEHLKEISVHCKEKKILLQTNTLITKVQKDI; from the coding sequence ATGAATGACATAATAGAAAATACATTTGATGATGTGGCAGAAGATTATGATATAAATGAATATTTTTTAATTACAGCAGAAAAAATGCTCCAAGATATATCCTATAAAGATAATCTAAATATTCTTGATTTATCATGTGGTACGGGACACACAACATTACTATTAGCACAGAAATTTAGAAATTCATCTATTACAGCAATTGACATTTCTGCTTCAATGATTGAAGTTGCAAGTAAAAAAGCAAAAGAAAATAAATTTGATAATATTACTTTTAAAAAAGAAGATGTAACAAAACTTGATTTTGAAAAAAACACCTTTGATATAATAACTTGTGGTTTTGGCTTATTTTTTTATCCAAGCATGGAAAATTGTTTTAAAAATTTTATGGAAATATTGAAAACGGATGGAACATTTATATTTTCATCTTTTAGCAAAGAAGCTTTTACTCCTTATGGAACAATATTTGAAAAAACTTTAGAAAAAGATTTTAATTTAGAATATCCAAAAGGTGGCAATAATTTTTTAGAAACAAAAGAAGAGATTGAAGAATTAATCTTTAGTATAGATAGTTTAAAATATGAAACAAAAAAAATATCTATATCAAAAAATATTACCCTAAACCAATGGTGGGAAATATTGAATTCAGCAGGATATAAAGGGATGTTAAACCAATTATCAAATAAAGATTTAATCAAATTCAAAGAAGAGCATCTAAAAGAGATTTCAGTGCATTGCAAAGAGAAAAAGATTCTTTTACAAACAAATACCTTGATTACAAAAGTACAAAAAGATATATAA
- a CDS encoding aminotransferase class I/II-fold pyridoxal phosphate-dependent enzyme, with amino-acid sequence MKKFEHGGDINSFAKELKCEVEQIIDLSSNINFLKPKTNIHNLDISSYPKYDLLYESISNHYNIKRYNIELFNGASSAIFTLFKHFELQDCIIYSPAYLEYKKAAKLFSYKLQKINRFENLEKEVKKNSLVVFVNPSTPDGKYYKLERLMRYWFKQNCTILIDESFLEFTNKKSITKYINEYDKLYILKSMTKFYSCAGVRVGTIISSKNNIKKLKEKEPLWKLSTYDMNYIIEVLKDTKFTKKTIKKTNKNKAYLQEILSSYNFIEKVYKSDANFLLLKLKNIDSKTLQNHLKKYKIMVRDCSNFDFLDSSFVRIAVKNEDSIKALKYALDRI; translated from the coding sequence ATGAAAAAATTTGAACATGGAGGGGATATAAACTCTTTTGCAAAAGAGTTAAAATGTGAAGTTGAACAAATAATTGATTTATCTTCAAATATAAACTTCTTAAAACCAAAAACTAATATTCATAATCTTGATATCTCTTCTTATCCCAAATATGACCTGCTTTATGAAAGTATTTCAAACCATTATAATATAAAGAGATACAATATAGAGCTCTTTAATGGGGCAAGTTCAGCTATTTTCACTTTGTTTAAACATTTTGAACTACAAGATTGTATTATATATTCTCCTGCATATTTAGAATACAAAAAGGCTGCAAAACTCTTTTCATATAAACTTCAAAAAATAAATAGATTTGAAAATTTAGAAAAAGAAGTTAAAAAAAACTCCCTTGTAGTTTTTGTAAATCCTTCAACGCCTGATGGGAAATATTATAAGCTAGAGAGACTAATGAGATATTGGTTTAAACAAAACTGTACAATCTTAATAGATGAAAGCTTTTTAGAGTTTACAAATAAAAAATCAATAACAAAATATATAAATGAATATGACAAACTATATATTCTAAAATCTATGACTAAGTTTTATTCATGTGCGGGAGTTAGAGTTGGCACTATAATATCTTCCAAAAACAATATAAAAAAGTTAAAAGAAAAAGAGCCTTTATGGAAACTTTCTACATATGATATGAATTATATAATTGAAGTTTTAAAAGATACAAAATTCACTAAAAAAACTATCAAAAAAACCAATAAAAATAAAGCCTATTTACAAGAGATTTTATCTTCATATAACTTCATAGAAAAAGTGTATAAAAGTGATGCAAATTTTTTACTTTTGAAGTTAAAAAATATTGATAGTAAAACTTTACAAAATCATCTAAAAAAATATAAAATCATGGTAAGAGATTGTTCAAATTTTGATTTTTTAGATTCTTCTTTTGTAAGGATTGCTGTTAAAAACGAAGACTCAATTAAAGCTTTAAAATATGCTTTGGATAGGATTTAA
- the cbiB gene encoding adenosylcobinamide-phosphate synthase CbiB has product MYFSLALIAYIIDYFFAEFEKIKYLKHPIIYMGNYIKWFENRFYLDNVFRGFILTLSLLCIVFTITLALTYVDNIFFQGFLCSFAISSNMLYKSVQNVIQSDNPKYAISMLVSRDTKDMNDRDINKAAIETYAENLSDGVIAPLFYMICFGLVGAFIYKAINTLDSMVGYRNKRYEKFGKFSAKLDDVANFLPARITALLIALLFFSKKAFLQFQKYGKKHESLNAGLPISAMALAINIKLGGPTSYFGRVKQKPYFGDEKKEIKKEDVKNALSIKLKLDIFIITILSILTISFY; this is encoded by the coding sequence TTGTATTTTTCTCTTGCTTTAATTGCTTATATCATAGACTATTTTTTTGCAGAATTTGAGAAAATAAAGTATCTAAAACATCCAATAATATATATGGGAAACTACATAAAATGGTTTGAAAACAGATTCTATTTGGATAATGTTTTTAGGGGTTTTATACTTACACTAAGTTTGCTTTGTATAGTGTTTACTATTACTTTAGCTTTAACATATGTGGATAATATATTTTTTCAAGGTTTTCTTTGTTCTTTTGCTATCTCATCAAATATGCTTTATAAAAGTGTACAAAATGTAATACAATCAGATAATCCAAAATATGCAATTTCAATGCTAGTAAGTCGTGATACAAAAGATATGAATGACAGGGATATAAATAAAGCAGCTATAGAAACTTATGCAGAAAATTTAAGTGATGGTGTTATCGCTCCACTTTTTTATATGATATGTTTTGGTCTTGTTGGAGCCTTTATTTATAAAGCAATAAATACTTTAGATTCTATGGTTGGATATAGAAATAAAAGATATGAAAAGTTTGGAAAATTTTCTGCAAAACTTGATGATGTAGCAAACTTTTTACCAGCTAGAATAACAGCACTTTTAATTGCCCTACTTTTCTTTTCAAAAAAAGCTTTTTTACAGTTTCAGAAATATGGTAAAAAACATGAAAGTTTAAATGCAGGATTACCAATATCGGCTATGGCTTTAGCTATAAATATAAAACTTGGAGGTCCTACATCTTATTTTGGTAGAGTAAAACAAAAACCCTACTTCGGAGATGAAAAAAAAGAGATAAAAAAAGAGGATGTAAAAAATGCTTTGAGTATAAAACTAAAACTAGATATATTTATTATAACAATTTTATCTATTCTTACTATTTCTTTTTATTAG
- a CDS encoding iron ABC transporter permease gives MRNIVYIVSVFLIVLSPFFGENSISFGDIFDSNTTSYMIFWDLRVPRIVLAFFVGAILSLSGLIFQTIFKNILITPYTLGIASGTTLFTALSIVFLPTFALYISGIVGSFITIMILYFISRIINKNSLLASTNSILLVGIALSFFYSSALMLVFFLSTLQENYTIVRFTLGSLDIVGFNTPIIVSIIAVLFLYCVYRFKSEIKLLLVSNDMAFLKGINVNRVNLTLLILVSIAVGISISFVGPIGFIGLIIPHTIRLIYKKSAHRLIFPVFFYGGVFLVISDLIARNLNTASSMPIGVVTSFIGAPFFVYLLIKRNSKNR, from the coding sequence ATGAGAAATATTGTTTATATAGTATCAGTATTTTTGATAGTTTTATCTCCATTTTTTGGTGAGAATAGTATATCTTTTGGTGATATTTTTGATTCAAATACTACATCATATATGATATTTTGGGATTTAAGAGTTCCTAGAATTGTTTTAGCTTTTTTTGTTGGTGCAATTTTAAGTCTTAGTGGACTTATATTTCAGACGATATTTAAAAATATATTGATTACTCCATATACTTTAGGTATTGCAAGTGGAACTACACTTTTTACTGCTTTATCAATAGTATTCCTACCAACTTTTGCTTTATATATTTCAGGAATAGTTGGTTCTTTTATAACTATTATGATTTTATATTTTATTTCAAGAATTATAAATAAAAACTCTTTATTAGCTTCAACAAACTCAATTTTACTTGTTGGTATTGCTTTATCTTTTTTTTACTCTTCAGCACTTATGTTAGTATTCTTTTTAAGCACTTTGCAAGAGAATTATACAATTGTTAGATTTACTTTAGGTAGTTTAGATATTGTAGGTTTTAACACACCTATTATAGTTTCTATAATTGCAGTTTTATTTTTATATTGTGTTTATAGATTTAAATCTGAGATAAAACTTCTTTTAGTATCAAATGATATGGCATTTTTAAAAGGTATAAATGTAAATAGAGTTAATCTAACTCTTTTAATACTTGTATCTATTGCTGTAGGTATTAGTATTAGTTTTGTTGGACCTATTGGCTTTATAGGACTTATAATACCTCATACAATAAGACTTATTTATAAAAAGAGTGCACATAGGCTTATATTCCCTGTATTTTTCTATGGAGGAGTATTTTTAGTAATCTCAGATTTAATAGCTAGAAATCTAAATACAGCTTCTAGTATGCCTATTGGAGTAGTAACTTCATTTATTGGAGCACCATTTTTTGTATATTTACTAATAAAAAGAAATAGTAAGAATAGATAA
- a CDS encoding ATP-binding cassette domain-containing protein codes for MLSIDNYSNHILDNVSFSLKEDEDLIILGENGAGKSTLSKVLSYIIKNESVTLFEKNISKLDDKKRVEYINYIPSNLDIFDEYITVYEFLELCFIDKVEKNKIDEVISLIGIDEIKNRPCKELSSGEQKLLLLASSMIHNAKITIFDELTANMDISRVKEVYTLFKMPYLQQKIIITHNLDLAFHLKYKILYLKEGQVRFFGTSEEFFSKENLDKFYNSSLKIVNNHLVVNL; via the coding sequence ATGTTAAGTATAGATAATTATTCAAATCATATTTTAGATAATGTAAGTTTTTCATTAAAAGAAGATGAAGATTTAATTATACTTGGTGAAAATGGTGCCGGAAAGTCCACTTTATCGAAAGTATTATCTTATATAATAAAAAATGAAAGTGTAACTCTTTTTGAAAAAAATATTTCTAAACTTGATGATAAAAAAAGAGTTGAATACATAAACTATATACCTTCTAATTTAGATATTTTTGATGAATATATTACTGTATATGAATTTTTAGAATTATGTTTTATAGATAAAGTAGAAAAAAATAAAATTGATGAAGTTATATCATTGATTGGTATAGACGAGATAAAAAATAGACCTTGTAAAGAGTTAAGTAGCGGAGAGCAAAAGCTTCTTTTACTTGCCTCTAGTATGATTCATAATGCGAAAATAACTATCTTTGATGAATTAACAGCAAATATGGATATATCAAGGGTAAAAGAGGTTTATACACTCTTTAAAATGCCATATTTACAACAAAAGATAATTATTACACATAATCTTGATTTGGCTTTTCATTTAAAATATAAAATACTTTATTTAAAAGAGGGACAGGTAAGATTTTTTGGAACTTCAGAAGAGTTTTTTTCAAAAGAGAATTTAGATAAGTTTTATAATAGTTCTTTAAAAATAGTAAATAATCATTTGGTGGTAAACTTATGA
- a CDS encoding helical backbone metal receptor gives MKKFLFILVLISNLIGEERIVALSPSLNEIVFALGSGKDIVANTLHSDYPEESKKILKVGGYSTISLEKILLSKPTLVFAQNYDEKLLKNLESLNLNYYSFKTDNLESIQNTIMKIGNILNKQNRAKNIIKEINTNLDSLKNIITNKKIMIVISPRLDLNRSIYISGNNLYFNDIITYSGNKNAYQSESKSQPVVNVEKIINMNPDIVILLAPFMQSQNLTKEQLKSSWNKLPINASKSGNIYVIDKDYAGIPSNRVNYFIQDFKKILEDVKYR, from the coding sequence ATGAAAAAGTTTTTATTTATATTAGTTTTAATTTCTAATTTAATAGGGGAAGAGAGAATTGTAGCTCTCTCCCCTTCATTAAATGAGATAGTATTTGCATTAGGAAGTGGTAAAGATATTGTTGCCAATACTTTACATAGTGATTATCCAGAAGAATCAAAAAAAATATTAAAAGTTGGTGGTTATTCAACTATTTCATTGGAAAAAATACTTTTATCTAAACCCACTTTAGTTTTTGCACAAAATTATGATGAAAAGTTGTTAAAAAACTTAGAGAGTTTAAATCTAAATTATTATAGTTTTAAAACAGATAATTTAGAATCTATCCAAAATACAATAATGAAAATCGGTAATATTTTAAATAAGCAAAATAGGGCAAAAAATATAATTAAAGAGATTAATACAAATCTTGATAGCCTAAAAAATATTATAACAAATAAAAAAATTATGATTGTGATAAGTCCTAGACTTGACTTAAACAGATCAATATATATATCTGGAAATAATTTGTATTTTAATGATATAATAACTTATTCAGGAAATAAAAATGCTTATCAATCTGAATCAAAAAGCCAACCTGTAGTAAATGTAGAAAAAATCATAAATATGAATCCTGATATAGTAATTTTATTGGCACCTTTTATGCAATCTCAAAACTTAACAAAGGAGCAACTAAAAAGTTCGTGGAATAAGTTACCTATAAATGCAAGTAAAAGTGGGAATATTTATGTGATAGATAAAGATTATGCAGGAATTCCTAGTAATAGAGTAAACTATTTTATTCAAGATTTTAAAAAGATATTAGAAGATGTTAAGTATAGATAA
- a CDS encoding TonB-dependent receptor domain-containing protein, with translation MENKKITTSLVAGLLLATNLFSQELSTITIVSATKSEQSIKDITSNVDVITRQDIEERHFTSVIDALNSLPGITFTSNGGIGSTVSLNLRGSSNNRTLILIDGVKFKDHSSISGTDISSLMVTDIERIEVIKGAQSGIWGADAAAGVINIITKDAKDGFHGFVSTEVGSFDTHKFATQLSYKNEDFDLKFDAQKIESDSFSSQAIRNQYLDVLENDEYDNTTLSLKGNYYINDSAKLNFSVVDIDSLKAYDSSGTNDVLMKNDSNTKIYNLGFEQKYKNHNISFSLEKTKTKRDQQGTTWGVKLTDNETTNVELSDTISYFDNDFLLLGMGAGKDEMDYTKADRTSNFASNKTKYFYATNSNSFGDLILTESLRYDAFDNFDNKLTGKVGAKYNLTSDFSLFANAGTSYSVPLLINNINPWGSTNFNIEPETSKSYDIGFEYEDFKFTYFYQKVDDLIDWYDPTPLNYFNNDAIYINQDGTSKFEGVEISYKRNFLDDFLLSLSYTRLSAKNKDNQYLARRPKDDFKFGLDYYGFKDLHLNINGEYIGDRFEQLDKKGTQTGRYTVWNAVANYTLTKDVTTFLKVENMFDKYYQVVDGYASSPRSVTVGLKYSF, from the coding sequence ATGGAAAACAAAAAAATAACTACAAGTCTAGTTGCTGGACTACTATTAGCAACAAATCTTTTTTCACAAGAATTATCAACTATCACAATCGTAAGTGCAACTAAGTCTGAACAATCAATAAAAGATATTACTTCAAATGTTGATGTAATAACAAGACAAGATATTGAAGAAAGACATTTTACTTCAGTTATTGATGCATTAAATTCTCTTCCAGGAATTACTTTTACAAGTAATGGTGGAATAGGAAGTACTGTATCTTTGAACTTAAGAGGGTCAAGTAATAATAGAACTTTAATCTTAATTGATGGAGTAAAATTTAAAGATCATTCAAGTATCAGTGGTACTGATATCTCAAGTTTAATGGTTACTGATATTGAGAGAATTGAAGTAATCAAAGGTGCACAAAGTGGTATTTGGGGTGCAGATGCAGCAGCAGGTGTAATAAACATAATTACAAAAGATGCAAAAGATGGCTTTCATGGTTTTGTTTCAACAGAAGTTGGAAGCTTTGATACACATAAATTTGCTACACAACTATCATATAAAAATGAAGACTTTGATTTAAAATTTGATGCTCAAAAAATTGAATCAGATAGTTTTTCATCCCAAGCAATAAGAAATCAATATTTAGATGTCTTAGAAAATGATGAATATGATAATACTACATTGAGTTTAAAAGGTAATTACTATATTAATGATTCTGCAAAATTAAACTTTTCAGTTGTTGATATAGATTCTTTAAAAGCATATGATAGTAGTGGGACAAATGATGTTCTTATGAAAAATGATTCTAATACTAAAATTTATAATTTAGGTTTTGAACAAAAATATAAAAATCATAATATCTCTTTTAGTTTAGAAAAAACAAAAACAAAAAGAGATCAACAAGGTACAACGTGGGGTGTTAAATTAACAGATAATGAAACTACAAATGTTGAATTATCCGACACTATCTCTTATTTTGACAATGATTTCTTATTGTTAGGAATGGGTGCAGGTAAAGATGAGATGGATTATACAAAAGCAGATAGAACATCTAACTTTGCATCTAACAAAACAAAATATTTTTATGCAACAAACAGCAATAGTTTTGGAGATTTAATTTTAACTGAGTCTTTAAGATATGATGCTTTTGACAATTTTGATAATAAATTAACAGGAAAAGTTGGAGCAAAATATAATTTAACTTCAGACTTCTCATTATTTGCAAATGCAGGAACTTCTTATAGTGTACCTCTTTTAATTAATAATATTAATCCATGGGGAAGTACTAACTTTAATATAGAACCTGAAACAAGTAAGTCATATGATATTGGTTTTGAATATGAAGATTTTAAATTCACTTACTTTTATCAAAAAGTTGATGATTTAATTGATTGGTATGATCCAACACCATTAAATTACTTTAATAATGATGCAATTTATATTAACCAAGATGGTACATCAAAGTTTGAAGGTGTTGAAATCTCATATAAAAGAAATTTCTTAGATGATTTTCTTTTATCTTTAAGTTATACAAGACTTAGTGCTAAAAATAAAGATAATCAATATTTAGCAAGAAGACCAAAAGATGATTTTAAATTTGGTTTAGATTATTATGGATTTAAAGATTTACATCTAAATATCAATGGTGAATATATAGGTGATAGATTTGAACAATTAGATAAAAAAGGTACTCAAACAGGTAGATATACAGTATGGAATGCTGTTGCTAATTATACACTAACAAAAGATGTTACTACTTTTCTAAAAGTAGAAAATATGTTTGACAAATATTATCAAGTTGTTGATGGATATGCATCAAGTCCAAGAAGTGTTACAGTAGGATTAAAGTATAGTTTCTAA
- a CDS encoding sulfite exporter TauE/SafE family protein gives MESISILTIISIAFLGSFGHCIGMCGGIVVAYSSTKIDNGWSKTRQSISHILYSFGRITTYVILGFIFGFVGGVVTFDNVTSGILLVTTGVLMILVGLSLSGKLKFLTSLEYSVSKSKLYQQTFRSLVGSDSLTSFYLLGMLNGLLPCGFVYVFAITAASTGSPLWGAFVMLIFGLSTLPAMFSLGFFVGIFKQIALRNLFINIASILVILFGIYIIHSGYEYLTDPNKSILSCHI, from the coding sequence ATGGAAAGTATAAGTATATTAACAATTATTTCGATAGCCTTTTTAGGTTCGTTTGGTCATTGTATTGGTATGTGTGGAGGGATTGTTGTTGCTTATTCAAGTACAAAGATAGATAATGGTTGGTCTAAAACTAGACAATCTATTTCTCATATTTTATATTCATTTGGAAGAATTACTACTTATGTTATCTTGGGTTTTATATTTGGATTTGTAGGTGGAGTTGTAACATTTGATAATGTAACAAGTGGAATTTTACTTGTTACAACTGGTGTTCTAATGATTTTAGTAGGATTATCACTTAGTGGAAAACTAAAATTTCTTACATCTTTAGAGTATTCTGTATCTAAATCAAAACTATATCAACAAACTTTTAGGTCTTTAGTTGGTTCAGATTCCCTTACAAGTTTTTATTTATTGGGAATGTTAAATGGATTATTGCCATGTGGTTTTGTTTATGTGTTTGCAATAACTGCTGCTAGTACAGGAAGTCCTTTATGGGGTGCTTTTGTTATGTTGATTTTTGGATTAAGTACACTTCCTGCAATGTTTTCTTTAGGTTTCTTTGTTGGTATATTTAAACAAATAGCTCTTAGAAACTTGTTTATAAATATAGCATCTATTTTAGTTATACTTTTTGGGATTTATATAATTCATAGTGGGTATGAGTATTTAACAGATCCAAATAAATCTATATTAAGCTGTCATATCTAA